One window from the genome of Ovis canadensis isolate MfBH-ARS-UI-01 breed Bighorn chromosome 21, ARS-UI_OviCan_v2, whole genome shotgun sequence encodes:
- the ST3GAL4 gene encoding CMP-N-acetylneuraminate-beta-galactosamide-alpha-2,3-sialyltransferase 4 isoform X1, translating to MQCVQWTQWPGGEVARGSRDDNSPQEPWQLRNMISKSRWKLLAMLALFLAIMVWYSISREDRYIELFYFPAPGKREPCLQGEAEKMVSKLFGNYSREQPFFLQLKDYFWVKTPSLYELPYGTKGSEDLLLRVLAITSYSIPESIQSLKCRRCVVVGNGHRLRNSSLGEAINKYDVVIRLNSAPVAGYEQDVGSKTTMRLFYPESAHFNPKVEDNPDTLLVLVAFKAMDFHWIESILSDKKRVRKGFWKQPPLIWDVNPKQIRILNPFYMEIAADKLLSLPIQQPHKIKQKPTTGLLAITLALHLCDLVHIAGFGYPDAHQKKQSIHYYEYITLKSMMWSGHNVSQEALAIKRMLEIGAVKNLTYF from the exons GTGGCCCGAGGCAGCCGGGATGACAACTCTCCCCAGGAACCCTGGCAGCTGAGAAACATGATCAGCAAGTCCC GCTGGAAGCTCCTGGCCATgctggctctcttcctggctatCATGGTGTGGTACTCGATCTCTCGAGAGGACAGGTACATTGAGCT CTTTTATTTTCCCGCCCCAGGGAAGAGGGAGCCATGCCTCCAGGGTGAGGCGGAGAAGATGGTCTCCAAGCTCTTTGGCAA CTACTCCCGAGAACAGCCTTTCTTCCTGCAGCTTAAAGATTATTTCTGGGTCAAGACCCCATCTCTCTATGAGCTGCCCTATGGGACCAAGGGGAGTG AAGATCTGCTCCTCCGGGTGCTAGCCATCACGAGCTACTCCATCCCAGAGAGCATCCAGAG CCTGAAGTGCCGCCGCTGCGTGGTGGTGGGGAACGGGCATCGGCTGCGCAACAGCTCACTGGGAGAGGCCATCAACAAATACGACGTGGTCATCAG GTTAAATAGTGCCCCGGTGGCTGGCTACGAGCAGGATGTGGGCTCCAAGACCACCATGCGTCTCTTCTACCCTGAATCCGCCCACTTCAACCCCAAAGTGGAGGACAACCCCGACACACTCCTCGTCCTTGTAGCTTTCAAGGCCATGGACTTCCACTGGATCGAGAGCATCCTAAGTGATAAGAAGCGA GTGCGAAAGGGCTTCTGGAAACAGCCTCCGCTCATCTGGGACGTCAACCCCAAACAGATTCGGATTCTCAACCCCTTCTACATGGAGATCGCAGCTGACAAACTGCTGAGCCTGCCGATACAGCAGCCACACAAGATTAAGCAG AAGCCCACCACAGGGCTGCTGGCCATCACCCTGGCCCTCCACCTCTGCGACCTGGTGCACATTGCTGGCTTCGGCTACCCAGACGCCCACCAGAAGAAGCAGTCCATTCACTACTATGAGTATATCACGCTCAAGTCCATGATG TGGTCAGGCCACAATGTCTCCCAGGAGGCCCTGGCCATCAAGCGGATGCTGGAGATCGGAGCGGTCAAGAACCTCACTTACTTCTGA
- the ST3GAL4 gene encoding CMP-N-acetylneuraminate-beta-galactosamide-alpha-2,3-sialyltransferase 4 isoform X2 — MQCVQWTQWPGGEVARGSRDDNSPQEPWQLRNMISKSRWKLLAMLALFLAIMVWYSISREDSFYFPAPGKREPCLQGEAEKMVSKLFGNYSREQPFFLQLKDYFWVKTPSLYELPYGTKGSEDLLLRVLAITSYSIPESIQSLKCRRCVVVGNGHRLRNSSLGEAINKYDVVIRLNSAPVAGYEQDVGSKTTMRLFYPESAHFNPKVEDNPDTLLVLVAFKAMDFHWIESILSDKKRVRKGFWKQPPLIWDVNPKQIRILNPFYMEIAADKLLSLPIQQPHKIKQKPTTGLLAITLALHLCDLVHIAGFGYPDAHQKKQSIHYYEYITLKSMMWSGHNVSQEALAIKRMLEIGAVKNLTYF; from the exons GTGGCCCGAGGCAGCCGGGATGACAACTCTCCCCAGGAACCCTGGCAGCTGAGAAACATGATCAGCAAGTCCC GCTGGAAGCTCCTGGCCATgctggctctcttcctggctatCATGGTGTGGTACTCGATCTCTCGAGAGGACAG CTTTTATTTTCCCGCCCCAGGGAAGAGGGAGCCATGCCTCCAGGGTGAGGCGGAGAAGATGGTCTCCAAGCTCTTTGGCAA CTACTCCCGAGAACAGCCTTTCTTCCTGCAGCTTAAAGATTATTTCTGGGTCAAGACCCCATCTCTCTATGAGCTGCCCTATGGGACCAAGGGGAGTG AAGATCTGCTCCTCCGGGTGCTAGCCATCACGAGCTACTCCATCCCAGAGAGCATCCAGAG CCTGAAGTGCCGCCGCTGCGTGGTGGTGGGGAACGGGCATCGGCTGCGCAACAGCTCACTGGGAGAGGCCATCAACAAATACGACGTGGTCATCAG GTTAAATAGTGCCCCGGTGGCTGGCTACGAGCAGGATGTGGGCTCCAAGACCACCATGCGTCTCTTCTACCCTGAATCCGCCCACTTCAACCCCAAAGTGGAGGACAACCCCGACACACTCCTCGTCCTTGTAGCTTTCAAGGCCATGGACTTCCACTGGATCGAGAGCATCCTAAGTGATAAGAAGCGA GTGCGAAAGGGCTTCTGGAAACAGCCTCCGCTCATCTGGGACGTCAACCCCAAACAGATTCGGATTCTCAACCCCTTCTACATGGAGATCGCAGCTGACAAACTGCTGAGCCTGCCGATACAGCAGCCACACAAGATTAAGCAG AAGCCCACCACAGGGCTGCTGGCCATCACCCTGGCCCTCCACCTCTGCGACCTGGTGCACATTGCTGGCTTCGGCTACCCAGACGCCCACCAGAAGAAGCAGTCCATTCACTACTATGAGTATATCACGCTCAAGTCCATGATG TGGTCAGGCCACAATGTCTCCCAGGAGGCCCTGGCCATCAAGCGGATGCTGGAGATCGGAGCGGTCAAGAACCTCACTTACTTCTGA
- the ST3GAL4 gene encoding CMP-N-acetylneuraminate-beta-galactosamide-alpha-2,3-sialyltransferase 4 isoform X4, which translates to MISKSRWKLLAMLALFLAIMVWYSISREDSFYFPAPGKREPCLQGEAEKMVSKLFGNYSREQPFFLQLKDYFWVKTPSLYELPYGTKGSEDLLLRVLAITSYSIPESIQSLKCRRCVVVGNGHRLRNSSLGEAINKYDVVIRLNSAPVAGYEQDVGSKTTMRLFYPESAHFNPKVEDNPDTLLVLVAFKAMDFHWIESILSDKKRVRKGFWKQPPLIWDVNPKQIRILNPFYMEIAADKLLSLPIQQPHKIKQKPTTGLLAITLALHLCDLVHIAGFGYPDAHQKKQSIHYYEYITLKSMMWSGHNVSQEALAIKRMLEIGAVKNLTYF; encoded by the exons ATGATCAGCAAGTCCC GCTGGAAGCTCCTGGCCATgctggctctcttcctggctatCATGGTGTGGTACTCGATCTCTCGAGAGGACAG CTTTTATTTTCCCGCCCCAGGGAAGAGGGAGCCATGCCTCCAGGGTGAGGCGGAGAAGATGGTCTCCAAGCTCTTTGGCAA CTACTCCCGAGAACAGCCTTTCTTCCTGCAGCTTAAAGATTATTTCTGGGTCAAGACCCCATCTCTCTATGAGCTGCCCTATGGGACCAAGGGGAGTG AAGATCTGCTCCTCCGGGTGCTAGCCATCACGAGCTACTCCATCCCAGAGAGCATCCAGAG CCTGAAGTGCCGCCGCTGCGTGGTGGTGGGGAACGGGCATCGGCTGCGCAACAGCTCACTGGGAGAGGCCATCAACAAATACGACGTGGTCATCAG GTTAAATAGTGCCCCGGTGGCTGGCTACGAGCAGGATGTGGGCTCCAAGACCACCATGCGTCTCTTCTACCCTGAATCCGCCCACTTCAACCCCAAAGTGGAGGACAACCCCGACACACTCCTCGTCCTTGTAGCTTTCAAGGCCATGGACTTCCACTGGATCGAGAGCATCCTAAGTGATAAGAAGCGA GTGCGAAAGGGCTTCTGGAAACAGCCTCCGCTCATCTGGGACGTCAACCCCAAACAGATTCGGATTCTCAACCCCTTCTACATGGAGATCGCAGCTGACAAACTGCTGAGCCTGCCGATACAGCAGCCACACAAGATTAAGCAG AAGCCCACCACAGGGCTGCTGGCCATCACCCTGGCCCTCCACCTCTGCGACCTGGTGCACATTGCTGGCTTCGGCTACCCAGACGCCCACCAGAAGAAGCAGTCCATTCACTACTATGAGTATATCACGCTCAAGTCCATGATG TGGTCAGGCCACAATGTCTCCCAGGAGGCCCTGGCCATCAAGCGGATGCTGGAGATCGGAGCGGTCAAGAACCTCACTTACTTCTGA
- the ST3GAL4 gene encoding CMP-N-acetylneuraminate-beta-galactosamide-alpha-2,3-sialyltransferase 4 isoform X3, which translates to MISKSRWKLLAMLALFLAIMVWYSISREDRYIELFYFPAPGKREPCLQGEAEKMVSKLFGNYSREQPFFLQLKDYFWVKTPSLYELPYGTKGSEDLLLRVLAITSYSIPESIQSLKCRRCVVVGNGHRLRNSSLGEAINKYDVVIRLNSAPVAGYEQDVGSKTTMRLFYPESAHFNPKVEDNPDTLLVLVAFKAMDFHWIESILSDKKRVRKGFWKQPPLIWDVNPKQIRILNPFYMEIAADKLLSLPIQQPHKIKQKPTTGLLAITLALHLCDLVHIAGFGYPDAHQKKQSIHYYEYITLKSMMWSGHNVSQEALAIKRMLEIGAVKNLTYF; encoded by the exons ATGATCAGCAAGTCCC GCTGGAAGCTCCTGGCCATgctggctctcttcctggctatCATGGTGTGGTACTCGATCTCTCGAGAGGACAGGTACATTGAGCT CTTTTATTTTCCCGCCCCAGGGAAGAGGGAGCCATGCCTCCAGGGTGAGGCGGAGAAGATGGTCTCCAAGCTCTTTGGCAA CTACTCCCGAGAACAGCCTTTCTTCCTGCAGCTTAAAGATTATTTCTGGGTCAAGACCCCATCTCTCTATGAGCTGCCCTATGGGACCAAGGGGAGTG AAGATCTGCTCCTCCGGGTGCTAGCCATCACGAGCTACTCCATCCCAGAGAGCATCCAGAG CCTGAAGTGCCGCCGCTGCGTGGTGGTGGGGAACGGGCATCGGCTGCGCAACAGCTCACTGGGAGAGGCCATCAACAAATACGACGTGGTCATCAG GTTAAATAGTGCCCCGGTGGCTGGCTACGAGCAGGATGTGGGCTCCAAGACCACCATGCGTCTCTTCTACCCTGAATCCGCCCACTTCAACCCCAAAGTGGAGGACAACCCCGACACACTCCTCGTCCTTGTAGCTTTCAAGGCCATGGACTTCCACTGGATCGAGAGCATCCTAAGTGATAAGAAGCGA GTGCGAAAGGGCTTCTGGAAACAGCCTCCGCTCATCTGGGACGTCAACCCCAAACAGATTCGGATTCTCAACCCCTTCTACATGGAGATCGCAGCTGACAAACTGCTGAGCCTGCCGATACAGCAGCCACACAAGATTAAGCAG AAGCCCACCACAGGGCTGCTGGCCATCACCCTGGCCCTCCACCTCTGCGACCTGGTGCACATTGCTGGCTTCGGCTACCCAGACGCCCACCAGAAGAAGCAGTCCATTCACTACTATGAGTATATCACGCTCAAGTCCATGATG TGGTCAGGCCACAATGTCTCCCAGGAGGCCCTGGCCATCAAGCGGATGCTGGAGATCGGAGCGGTCAAGAACCTCACTTACTTCTGA
- the ST3GAL4 gene encoding CMP-N-acetylneuraminate-beta-galactosamide-alpha-2,3-sialyltransferase 4 isoform X5, whose translation MISKSRWKLLAMLALFLAIMVWYSISREDRYIELFYFPAPGKREPCLQGEAEKMVSKLFGNYSREQPFFLQLKDYFWVKTPSLYELPYGTKGSEDLLLRVLAITSYSIPESIQSLKCRRCVVVGNGHRLRNSSLGEAINKYDVVIRLNSAPVAGYEQDVGSKTTMRLFYPESAHFNPKVEDNPDTLLVLVAFKAMDFHWIESILSDKKRVRKGFWKQPPLIWDVNPKQIRILNPFYMEIAADKLLSLPIQQPHKIKQKPTTGLLAITLALHLCDLVHIAGFGYPDAHQKKQSIHYYEYITLKSMMKSCTDVRVGP comes from the exons ATGATCAGCAAGTCCC GCTGGAAGCTCCTGGCCATgctggctctcttcctggctatCATGGTGTGGTACTCGATCTCTCGAGAGGACAGGTACATTGAGCT CTTTTATTTTCCCGCCCCAGGGAAGAGGGAGCCATGCCTCCAGGGTGAGGCGGAGAAGATGGTCTCCAAGCTCTTTGGCAA CTACTCCCGAGAACAGCCTTTCTTCCTGCAGCTTAAAGATTATTTCTGGGTCAAGACCCCATCTCTCTATGAGCTGCCCTATGGGACCAAGGGGAGTG AAGATCTGCTCCTCCGGGTGCTAGCCATCACGAGCTACTCCATCCCAGAGAGCATCCAGAG CCTGAAGTGCCGCCGCTGCGTGGTGGTGGGGAACGGGCATCGGCTGCGCAACAGCTCACTGGGAGAGGCCATCAACAAATACGACGTGGTCATCAG GTTAAATAGTGCCCCGGTGGCTGGCTACGAGCAGGATGTGGGCTCCAAGACCACCATGCGTCTCTTCTACCCTGAATCCGCCCACTTCAACCCCAAAGTGGAGGACAACCCCGACACACTCCTCGTCCTTGTAGCTTTCAAGGCCATGGACTTCCACTGGATCGAGAGCATCCTAAGTGATAAGAAGCGA GTGCGAAAGGGCTTCTGGAAACAGCCTCCGCTCATCTGGGACGTCAACCCCAAACAGATTCGGATTCTCAACCCCTTCTACATGGAGATCGCAGCTGACAAACTGCTGAGCCTGCCGATACAGCAGCCACACAAGATTAAGCAG AAGCCCACCACAGGGCTGCTGGCCATCACCCTGGCCCTCCACCTCTGCGACCTGGTGCACATTGCTGGCTTCGGCTACCCAGACGCCCACCAGAAGAAGCAGTCCATTCACTACTATGAGTATATCACGCTCAAGTCCATGATG aagtcatgtacggatgtgagagttggaccataa
- the ST3GAL4 gene encoding CMP-N-acetylneuraminate-beta-galactosamide-alpha-2,3-sialyltransferase 4 isoform X6, which produces MISKSRWKLLAMLALFLAIMVWYSISREDSFYFPAPGKREPCLQGEAEKMVSKLFGNYSREQPFFLQLKDYFWVKTPSLYELPYGTKGSEDLLLRVLAITSYSIPESIQSLKCRRCVVVGNGHRLRNSSLGEAINKYDVVIRLNSAPVAGYEQDVGSKTTMRLFYPESAHFNPKVEDNPDTLLVLVAFKAMDFHWIESILSDKKRVRKGFWKQPPLIWDVNPKQIRILNPFYMEIAADKLLSLPIQQPHKIKQKPTTGLLAITLALHLCDLVHIAGFGYPDAHQKKQSIHYYEYITLKSMMKSCTDVRVGP; this is translated from the exons ATGATCAGCAAGTCCC GCTGGAAGCTCCTGGCCATgctggctctcttcctggctatCATGGTGTGGTACTCGATCTCTCGAGAGGACAG CTTTTATTTTCCCGCCCCAGGGAAGAGGGAGCCATGCCTCCAGGGTGAGGCGGAGAAGATGGTCTCCAAGCTCTTTGGCAA CTACTCCCGAGAACAGCCTTTCTTCCTGCAGCTTAAAGATTATTTCTGGGTCAAGACCCCATCTCTCTATGAGCTGCCCTATGGGACCAAGGGGAGTG AAGATCTGCTCCTCCGGGTGCTAGCCATCACGAGCTACTCCATCCCAGAGAGCATCCAGAG CCTGAAGTGCCGCCGCTGCGTGGTGGTGGGGAACGGGCATCGGCTGCGCAACAGCTCACTGGGAGAGGCCATCAACAAATACGACGTGGTCATCAG GTTAAATAGTGCCCCGGTGGCTGGCTACGAGCAGGATGTGGGCTCCAAGACCACCATGCGTCTCTTCTACCCTGAATCCGCCCACTTCAACCCCAAAGTGGAGGACAACCCCGACACACTCCTCGTCCTTGTAGCTTTCAAGGCCATGGACTTCCACTGGATCGAGAGCATCCTAAGTGATAAGAAGCGA GTGCGAAAGGGCTTCTGGAAACAGCCTCCGCTCATCTGGGACGTCAACCCCAAACAGATTCGGATTCTCAACCCCTTCTACATGGAGATCGCAGCTGACAAACTGCTGAGCCTGCCGATACAGCAGCCACACAAGATTAAGCAG AAGCCCACCACAGGGCTGCTGGCCATCACCCTGGCCCTCCACCTCTGCGACCTGGTGCACATTGCTGGCTTCGGCTACCCAGACGCCCACCAGAAGAAGCAGTCCATTCACTACTATGAGTATATCACGCTCAAGTCCATGATG aagtcatgtacggatgtgagagttggaccataa